A section of the Perognathus longimembris pacificus isolate PPM17 chromosome 7, ASM2315922v1, whole genome shotgun sequence genome encodes:
- the Fnbp1l gene encoding formin-binding protein 1-like isoform X2 — MSWGTELWDQFDSLDKHTQWGIDFLERYAKFVKERIEIEQNYAKQLRNLVKKYCPKRSSKDEEPRFTSCIAFFNILNELNDYAGQREVVAEEMAHRVYGELMRYAHDLKTERKMHLQEGRKAQQYLDMCWKQMDNSKKKFERECREAEKAQQSYERLDNDTNATKADVEKAKQQLNLRTHMADENKNEYAAQLQNFNGEQHKHFYVVIPQIYKQLQEMDERRTIKLSECYRGFADSERKVIPIISKCLEGMILAAKSVDERRDSQMVVDSFKSGFEPPGDFPFEDYSQHIYRTISDGTISTSKQESGRMDAKTTVGKAKGKLWLFGKKPKGPALEDFSHLPPEQRRKKLQQRIDELNRELQKESDQKDALNKMKDVYEKNPQMGDPGSLQPKLAETMNNIDRLRMEIHKNEAWLSEVEGKTGGRGDRRHSSDINHLVTQGRESPEGSYTDDANQEVRGPPQQHGHHNEFDDEFEDDDPLPAIGHCKAIYPFDGHNEGTLAMKEGEVLYIIEEDKGDGWTRARRQNGEEGYVPTSYIDVTLEKNSKGS, encoded by the exons AAATCTGGTTAAGAAGTACTGTCCCAAACGTTCATCCAAAGATGAAGAGCCAAG gttTACTTCGTGTATAGCCTTTTTTAACATCCTTAATGAGTTAAATGACTACGCAGGACAACGAGAGGTAGTAGCAGAAGAAATGGCACACAGAGTGTATGGGGAATTAATGAGATATGCCCATGAcctgaaaactgaaaggaaaatg CATCTCCAAGAAGGACGGAAAGCTCAACAGTACCTTGACATGTGCTGGAAACAGATGGATAAT aGTAAAAAGAAGTTTGAGAGAGAATGTAGGGAGGCAGAAAAGGCACAGCAGAGTTACGAAAGATTGGATAATGATACTAATGCAACCAAGGCAGATGTTGAAAAG GCCAAACAACAGTTGAACCTGCGCACACATATGGCTGAtgagaataaaaatgaatatgctGCACAGTTACAGAACTTTAATGGAGAACAACACAAACATTTCTACGTGGTAATTCCCCAGATTTACAAG CAATTACAAGAAATGGATGAACGAAGGACTATTAAACTCAGTGAATGTTACAGAGGATTTGCAGACTCAGAACGTAAAGTTATTCCTATCATTTCAAAGTGTTTGGAAGGAATGATCCTTGCAGCAAAATCAGTGGATGAAAGAAGA GATTCTCAAATGGTGGTAGACTCCTTCaagtctggttttgaacctcctGGGGACTTCCCATTTGAAGATTATAGTCAGCATATTTACAGAACCATATCTGATGGGACCATCAGCACATCCAAACAGGAGAGTGGGAGGATGGATGCCAAAACCACAGTAGGAAAGGCCAAGGGCAAATTATGGCTCTTTGGAAAGAAGCCAAAG gGCCCAGCACTAGAAGATTTCAGTCATCTTCCACCAGAACAGAGGCGTAAAAAGTTACAGCAGCGCATCGATGAACTGAACAGAGAACTACAGAAAGAATCAGACCAAAA AGATGcactcaacaaaatgaaagatgtGTATGAGAAAAATCCACAGATGGGAGATCCAGGGAGTTTGCAGCCTAAGTTAGCTGAGACCATGAATAACATTGATCGCCTACGAATGGAAATCCATAAGAATGAG GCTTGGCTTTCTGAAGTTGAAGGCAAAACAGGTGGAAGAGGAGACAGAAGACACAGCAGTGACATAAATCATCTTGTAACACAAGGGCGAGAAAG tCCTGAGGGAAGTTACACTGATGATGCAAACCAAGAAGTCCGTGGGCCGCCTCAACAACATGGTCATCACAACGAGTTTGATGATGAATTTGAGGATGATGATCCCTTGCCTGCTATCGGTCATTGCAAAGCGATTTACCCTTTTGATG GACACAATGAAGGTACTCTGGCAATGAAAGAAGGTGAGGTTCTGTACATTATTGAAGAAGACAAAGGTGATGGATGGACAAGAGCCCGGAGACAGAACGGTGAAGAAGGCTACGTTCCCACGTCATACATAGATGTAACTCTAGAGAAAAACAGTAAAG
- the Fnbp1l gene encoding formin-binding protein 1-like isoform X3 yields the protein MSWGTELWDQFDSLDKHTQWGIDFLERYAKFVKERIEIEQNYAKQLRNLVKKYCPKRSSKDEEPRFTSCIAFFNILNELNDYAGQREVVAEEMAHRVYGELMRYAHDLKTERKMHLQEGRKAQQYLDMCWKQMDNSKKKFERECREAEKAQQSYERLDNDTNATKADVEKAKQQLNLRTHMADENKNEYAAQLQNFNGEQHKHFYVVIPQIYKQLQEMDERRTIKLSECYRGFADSERKVIPIISKCLEGMILAAKSVDERRDSQMVVDSFKSGFEPPGDFPFEDYSQHIYRTISDGTISTSKQESGRMDAKTTVGKAKGKLWLFGKKPKPQSPPLTPTSLFTSSTPNGSQFLTFSIEPVHYCMNEIKTGKPRIPSFRSLKRGWSVKMGPALEDFSHLPPEQRRKKLQQRIDELNRELQKESDQKDALNKMKDVYEKNPQMGDPGSLQPKLAETMNNIDRLRMEIHKNEAWLSEVEGKTGGRGDRRHSSDINHLVTQGRESPEGSYTDDANQEVRGPPQQHGHHNEFDDEFEDDDPLPAIGHCKAIYPFDGHNEGTLAMKEGEVLYIIEEDKGDGWTRARRQNGEEGYVPTSYIDVTLEKNSKGAVTYI from the exons AAATCTGGTTAAGAAGTACTGTCCCAAACGTTCATCCAAAGATGAAGAGCCAAG gttTACTTCGTGTATAGCCTTTTTTAACATCCTTAATGAGTTAAATGACTACGCAGGACAACGAGAGGTAGTAGCAGAAGAAATGGCACACAGAGTGTATGGGGAATTAATGAGATATGCCCATGAcctgaaaactgaaaggaaaatg CATCTCCAAGAAGGACGGAAAGCTCAACAGTACCTTGACATGTGCTGGAAACAGATGGATAAT aGTAAAAAGAAGTTTGAGAGAGAATGTAGGGAGGCAGAAAAGGCACAGCAGAGTTACGAAAGATTGGATAATGATACTAATGCAACCAAGGCAGATGTTGAAAAG GCCAAACAACAGTTGAACCTGCGCACACATATGGCTGAtgagaataaaaatgaatatgctGCACAGTTACAGAACTTTAATGGAGAACAACACAAACATTTCTACGTGGTAATTCCCCAGATTTACAAG CAATTACAAGAAATGGATGAACGAAGGACTATTAAACTCAGTGAATGTTACAGAGGATTTGCAGACTCAGAACGTAAAGTTATTCCTATCATTTCAAAGTGTTTGGAAGGAATGATCCTTGCAGCAAAATCAGTGGATGAAAGAAGA GATTCTCAAATGGTGGTAGACTCCTTCaagtctggttttgaacctcctGGGGACTTCCCATTTGAAGATTATAGTCAGCATATTTACAGAACCATATCTGATGGGACCATCAGCACATCCAAACAGGAGAGTGGGAGGATGGATGCCAAAACCACAGTAGGAAAGGCCAAGGGCAAATTATGGCTCTTTGGAAAGAAGCCAAAG CCACAGTCCCCACCCTTAACCCCTACTAGTTTATTCACATCCAGTACTCCTAATGGGTCCCAGTTTCTCACTTTCTCCATTGAGCCCGTGCATTATTgtatgaatgaaataaaaacagggaAGCCCAGAATTCCTTCTTTCAGAAGCCTCAAACGAGGG TGGTCGGTGAAGATG gGCCCAGCACTAGAAGATTTCAGTCATCTTCCACCAGAACAGAGGCGTAAAAAGTTACAGCAGCGCATCGATGAACTGAACAGAGAACTACAGAAAGAATCAGACCAAAA AGATGcactcaacaaaatgaaagatgtGTATGAGAAAAATCCACAGATGGGAGATCCAGGGAGTTTGCAGCCTAAGTTAGCTGAGACCATGAATAACATTGATCGCCTACGAATGGAAATCCATAAGAATGAG GCTTGGCTTTCTGAAGTTGAAGGCAAAACAGGTGGAAGAGGAGACAGAAGACACAGCAGTGACATAAATCATCTTGTAACACAAGGGCGAGAAAG tCCTGAGGGAAGTTACACTGATGATGCAAACCAAGAAGTCCGTGGGCCGCCTCAACAACATGGTCATCACAACGAGTTTGATGATGAATTTGAGGATGATGATCCCTTGCCTGCTATCGGTCATTGCAAAGCGATTTACCCTTTTGATG GACACAATGAAGGTACTCTGGCAATGAAAGAAGGTGAGGTTCTGTACATTATTGAAGAAGACAAAGGTGATGGATGGACAAGAGCCCGGAGACAGAACGGTGAAGAAGGCTACGTTCCCACGTCATACATAGATGTAACTCTAGAGAAAAACAGTAAAGGTGCAGTAACTTATATCTAA
- the Fnbp1l gene encoding formin-binding protein 1-like isoform X1, translating into MSWGTELWDQFDSLDKHTQWGIDFLERYAKFVKERIEIEQNYAKQLRNLVKKYCPKRSSKDEEPRFTSCIAFFNILNELNDYAGQREVVAEEMAHRVYGELMRYAHDLKTERKMHLQEGRKAQQYLDMCWKQMDNSKKKFERECREAEKAQQSYERLDNDTNATKADVEKAKQQLNLRTHMADENKNEYAAQLQNFNGEQHKHFYVVIPQIYKQLQEMDERRTIKLSECYRGFADSERKVIPIISKCLEGMILAAKSVDERRDSQMVVDSFKSGFEPPGDFPFEDYSQHIYRTISDGTISTSKQESGRMDAKTTVGKAKGKLWLFGKKPKGPALEDFSHLPPEQRRKKLQQRIDELNRELQKESDQKDALNKMKDVYEKNPQMGDPGSLQPKLAETMNNIDRLRMEIHKNEAWLSEVEGKTGGRGDRRHSSDINHLVTQGRESPEGSYTDDANQEVRGPPQQHGHHNEFDDEFEDDDPLPAIGHCKAIYPFDGHNEGTLAMKEGEVLYIIEEDKGDGWTRARRQNGEEGYVPTSYIDVTLEKNSKGAVTYI; encoded by the exons AAATCTGGTTAAGAAGTACTGTCCCAAACGTTCATCCAAAGATGAAGAGCCAAG gttTACTTCGTGTATAGCCTTTTTTAACATCCTTAATGAGTTAAATGACTACGCAGGACAACGAGAGGTAGTAGCAGAAGAAATGGCACACAGAGTGTATGGGGAATTAATGAGATATGCCCATGAcctgaaaactgaaaggaaaatg CATCTCCAAGAAGGACGGAAAGCTCAACAGTACCTTGACATGTGCTGGAAACAGATGGATAAT aGTAAAAAGAAGTTTGAGAGAGAATGTAGGGAGGCAGAAAAGGCACAGCAGAGTTACGAAAGATTGGATAATGATACTAATGCAACCAAGGCAGATGTTGAAAAG GCCAAACAACAGTTGAACCTGCGCACACATATGGCTGAtgagaataaaaatgaatatgctGCACAGTTACAGAACTTTAATGGAGAACAACACAAACATTTCTACGTGGTAATTCCCCAGATTTACAAG CAATTACAAGAAATGGATGAACGAAGGACTATTAAACTCAGTGAATGTTACAGAGGATTTGCAGACTCAGAACGTAAAGTTATTCCTATCATTTCAAAGTGTTTGGAAGGAATGATCCTTGCAGCAAAATCAGTGGATGAAAGAAGA GATTCTCAAATGGTGGTAGACTCCTTCaagtctggttttgaacctcctGGGGACTTCCCATTTGAAGATTATAGTCAGCATATTTACAGAACCATATCTGATGGGACCATCAGCACATCCAAACAGGAGAGTGGGAGGATGGATGCCAAAACCACAGTAGGAAAGGCCAAGGGCAAATTATGGCTCTTTGGAAAGAAGCCAAAG gGCCCAGCACTAGAAGATTTCAGTCATCTTCCACCAGAACAGAGGCGTAAAAAGTTACAGCAGCGCATCGATGAACTGAACAGAGAACTACAGAAAGAATCAGACCAAAA AGATGcactcaacaaaatgaaagatgtGTATGAGAAAAATCCACAGATGGGAGATCCAGGGAGTTTGCAGCCTAAGTTAGCTGAGACCATGAATAACATTGATCGCCTACGAATGGAAATCCATAAGAATGAG GCTTGGCTTTCTGAAGTTGAAGGCAAAACAGGTGGAAGAGGAGACAGAAGACACAGCAGTGACATAAATCATCTTGTAACACAAGGGCGAGAAAG tCCTGAGGGAAGTTACACTGATGATGCAAACCAAGAAGTCCGTGGGCCGCCTCAACAACATGGTCATCACAACGAGTTTGATGATGAATTTGAGGATGATGATCCCTTGCCTGCTATCGGTCATTGCAAAGCGATTTACCCTTTTGATG GACACAATGAAGGTACTCTGGCAATGAAAGAAGGTGAGGTTCTGTACATTATTGAAGAAGACAAAGGTGATGGATGGACAAGAGCCCGGAGACAGAACGGTGAAGAAGGCTACGTTCCCACGTCATACATAGATGTAACTCTAGAGAAAAACAGTAAAGGTGCAGTAACTTATATCTAA